The genomic stretch TTCTTTCGTCTCTAGCGCGCGTGTTTTCACTCACCGTTTAATGCGCCCAATTCTATTTGGACTTGGGCCAACTTGGTTATATGGTTATATGGATGTGTAGCAGCCCTCATAGTataatactaattttttttatatttttacttaTTGTGAGTTATTGATTTTCTGAAGTTCTTGAGTTAATTTTGttaatggttaattttttttactgtaTGTTGAAGAATAAAGATGGAATAATCACAAAAGTGATTAACAGTGGCAAGACAATGCTCTCACAAATTCACAATGATGTTTTTTGGTGGTAGAATATTATGTGGTTTGATTTCTTTTAGTTATAAACTTTGATGTTTGAaattgtatataaatttttaatgataaattatGAACAACTTATTATATGGAATtgtaaaagtttaaattttattatattagaaatgattaaatttaaatatttaaaattatatattaaatttttaataattttatttattatttaattaaatcggATGAATTCCCATCAAATCACTGAATCATTGAATTAGTCATTCTACTAATTTATTGACTAGttcggttctcgcaaccttactattttattaaataatttagtttatgaaaACTTCTATTGAAAAATTAGACAATTTAGTTTTAGATTGTTAATAAAGAtgtgattttttctttttatgaatgtttttcaagtttttagatttttttcatATAGACAGATAAGCTCTTTCTCATTTTCAGTTCTTCGTTGTCCAGTCGCCACCTCCAGTCCGCCACACTCCCAGCAGGCCAACACCGTCCCATTCTGCGGCAGCCACCAGCGTCCAGTTCTTCTCCAGACGCCGCCGTCCTTTCTGCTCCGCCGTGATAGTCTCCCTCATCTCCGACGGTACGTGCCCTTCCTCTCCCAGAGATTGAAGCTGCGAGTTCCTCTGTCCGCCACTCCGCGAGCTCTGCCGTCGTCTTCTGCCTCTCGTTGCCGTCTCCTTCATCCCGACTCGCCTGCAGTTCCATCCCTTCCGGCGTTCAGGTATAGTGCGCGACTCTGTTCCTCGATTCAGCTCTTCAGTATCTCCTCACTGATTGTTCTTCTTCAGCCTCTGTTAGTTGTTCTTCTTGTTGCTGATTCTTGTTGTAAATTGCTATGTTGTTATTGCATAGATGTTCATTTCTTGCAGTGATTGAATTTATTTGCTGTTATTATTCTTGATTACTTAAAGTTTTTGCTaataattgttcaattcttgtagtTATTGCTGTTATGGTTCTTGTTGATTTGTTTAGTGATTGTTGCTGTTACTGTTCTTGTTGATTTGTTAACTTTTTGCTAATAATTGTTCAGTTCTTGCTAATTTTTTTACTACGGTTGAACCATTGATCGAGTGAACCAGTAGCTAGATTGAATAATCATTCATTCTTCTAATATGGTGCTAATGAATTGTGTCAGCTAAAGTAATAAGATGTCGCTGCGGCGTTTCTTGGGATTTTCCGATGGTGACCTGATGAGGTCTGATGCAAAACCTTGCTCCAGGTTGATGAGACACACTGCAGGGATATACAGTGTTGGTGGAGCCTTAGGATTTTGGGTCCTGTGCCGATTGCACTATggtttgtttttttcttttgttcccTTGTTTATGTCTGTGcatcttattatttttcacatgCCTTCTAAGTGTTTGGTGAAATGCTACATTTATCATAATGGTAAAGTTTTAGTTTCTGCTTCCTTGCATTTATGAATGTCTTTCACAAGCAAATTTCAAAAGTTCACTCATTTATAAACATAatacatgttttttttttatcattttttaatgTGCGTTATTCGGTACTTTATGTATGTATTCGCCTGAGCCCTTAATGACCCATAGTTAACAGTATCATCATTCTAGTAAATAATGGGAAGAATATAACTCTGAATA from Arachis stenosperma cultivar V10309 chromosome 9, arast.V10309.gnm1.PFL2, whole genome shotgun sequence encodes the following:
- the LOC130951078 gene encoding uncharacterized protein LOC130951078 — protein: MSLRRFLGFSDGDLMRSDAKPCSRLMRHTAGIYSVGGALGFWVLCRLHYGPRITIPRSLRWAACGAVTTSASTALLVRLFSPECEPQNIAAYDNKK